The nucleotide window GAAATCCTGTTCAGGTGAAGGTTAGACCAAGCTCATGAGAATTCTGATCGTGGAAGATGATATTGCGCTGGCGAGCTTCATCCGCAAGGGTCTCGAGGCGGAACACTACGCGGTGGACGCGTCCAGTGATGGTGAGCAAGGGCGGACGATGGCCCTGGAGTTTGATTACGACCTCTTGATCCTTGATCTCAACCTGCCTGGCATTGACGGTCTCGCGATCTTGAAGAGTCTGCGGCAGCGCAAGCCCAGTTTGCCGGTGATGATTCTTACGGCGCGCAGCCGCGTCGAAGACCGTGTGCAATGCCTCGACATGGGAGCCGACGACTATTTGGTGAAGCCGTTTTCGTTTCTGGAATTGTCTGCTCGAGCGCGGGCGTTGTTGCGGCGTTGTCATCTGCCCTCGGAGTCGGTGTTGGCCGTGCGCGATCTTCGGTTGGACCGGGTGGAACGCAGGGTGGAGCGGTCGGGTCGACGCATCGACTTAACCACCAAGGAATTTGCGTTGCTCGAATACCTGATGCGCAACGTAGGCCGTCGCCTGACGCGGGCGATGATTATTGAGCACGTGTGGAACCTGACCTTTGATTCCACGACCAACGTGGTGGATGTGTACATCAACTACCTGCGACGCAAAGTGGATGACGGATTTTCTCCCGCACTGATCCATACCGTGCGCGGAGTCGGCTATGAACTTGGGCCGAACGGAGCTGCGGCATGAGCATTGCTTCGCAGCATCGATTGGCGCGCGAGCAGGATCAGGCGGTACTGGGTGAGTTGTTGCACTCGTTGAGCCAGCCCCTCACCACGCTTCGATGTTCCCTGGAGCTTTCGACGGATGAAATTGCTGGATCTCCTCAAGATGCTGTTGCAGGGGCGCTCGAACAGACGGATCGCGTGATTGCAGTGGTTCGCCTGATGCGGGAGTATTTGGACGCGGAGTCCGACGACATTTCGCAGTCGTCCGCCCCGTTGCTGCCTGTGCTGCGCGAAGTTGTCGAAAAGCTTTCGCCGGTCGCTCATGAGCGGCAGGTCCTGCTGGCTCTGACAGGTTCTTGCGACACCACCCTCGAACTTGCCGAGCCGCGGCTGCGACTCGCGCTGCAATACCTGGTCGGGCGCCTGATCGAAGAACAACCACGGCATGGGGATGTCACGTTGCAGCTCAAGGACAGTGCGTCGGGGGCTGAGTTATGGGCGCATGTCCGAGAAACACCGATCACAACGACCGTACGACAGGATTCGTTTCGTAGAACGCTCCACCACGTGCAACGAGTGGTAGCGCGCCGGCTGCTTGAGTCCGGCGGAGCCTCGCTTGTGTTTAGCGGAGATGGCCATTCTGGTTTCCTGCTGCGCGTCGCGCGTTCCGCCCCCGCACTCGAATCCAGGCCCGCTCGGTGACATTTTTAACTGCGTAAGGCGCAGCGTCCGGAGTACAATCCA belongs to Acidobacteriota bacterium and includes:
- a CDS encoding HAMP domain-containing histidine kinase, coding for MSIASQHRLAREQDQAVLGELLHSLSQPLTTLRCSLELSTDEIAGSPQDAVAGALEQTDRVIAVVRLMREYLDAESDDISQSSAPLLPVLREVVEKLSPVAHERQVLLALTGSCDTTLELAEPRLRLALQYLVGRLIEEQPRHGDVTLQLKDSASGAELWAHVRETPITTTVRQDSFRRTLHHVQRVVARRLLESGGASLVFSGDGHSGFLLRVARSAPALESRPAR
- a CDS encoding response regulator transcription factor, coding for MRILIVEDDIALASFIRKGLEAEHYAVDASSDGEQGRTMALEFDYDLLILDLNLPGIDGLAILKSLRQRKPSLPVMILTARSRVEDRVQCLDMGADDYLVKPFSFLELSARARALLRRCHLPSESVLAVRDLRLDRVERRVERSGRRIDLTTKEFALLEYLMRNVGRRLTRAMIIEHVWNLTFDSTTNVVDVYINYLRRKVDDGFSPALIHTVRGVGYELGPNGAAA